Proteins from one Belonocnema kinseyi isolate 2016_QV_RU_SX_M_011 chromosome 8, B_treatae_v1, whole genome shotgun sequence genomic window:
- the LOC117179102 gene encoding elongation factor-like GTPase 1 isoform X5: MRLMDLEKLKELQSNPGRIRNICILAHVDHGKTTLSDSLVASNGIISSKLAGKLRYLDSRPDEQLRGITMKSSLISLFHVHNDLEFLVNLIDSPGHVDFASEVSTAVRLCDGAIVVVDVVEGVCPQTRSALSIAYIEGLKPVLILNKIDRLITEMKLSPLDAYVHMSQVLEQVNAVMGELFTSDILEREEKEDTVSKEADQTGERNLADWQSALQEADDSQLYFSPEQGNVLFTSAVDGWGFSIREFAKMFADKLGFSEKVLLKTLWGDYYLNMKLKRILKGAQEKAKKPLFVQLILENIWTLYDTVVIRKDKEKVVTMVDKLNIKLTTRDLRHTDPKSQLQAICTQWLPLAKACLNMVVDKVPSPDNLTDDKIERLMSGNADFLSLPAETQELKKAFLACDSSPEAPIIVFISKMFSVSKQTLPENKPKPLTQEELAQRREIARQRHAEKTEREQHAEGVKFLEKLEEEKREEALEESKAEEDACENTLIAFSRVFSGTLKIGSEVYVLGPKHNPRIALERENAGETVDAATLLKDLKPGRHVTKVKIEKLFLLMGRELETLEKAPAGNLVGIGNLEEHVLKTATLCTTIACPSFSELTSLAVPILRVALEPKHPNDLQKLISGLKLLNQADACALVHIQETGEIVLNTAGEIHLERCLEDLKLRYAKVDINVSEPIVSFRETIVPPPKVDMVNEMISMKTEEASLETWTANRQCCFEIDAKPLPESVTKLLEENVELIKLLDQYLNRSARDNEELPGIPDMSRLSLESAALTDKKQKAVETFKNELKDAFKEAGWADILDKIWSFGPRKCGPNILLNETDYKINCFWECESKSTDPRAAYENSMTNGFQMATFAGPLCEEPMMGVCFAVKKWEIHEDSQSDGGSQSQGHLGGHLMSACKEACRRVFSLRRPRLVTPMYSCSVLVNSDVLVQSFSV, encoded by the exons atgaggCTCATGGATTTGGAGAAGCTGAAAGAGCTTCAAAGCAACCCAGGACGAATTCGGAATATTTGCATTCTCGCTCACGTCGATCATGGAAAAACAACGTTATCGGATTCCCTCGTTGCAAGCAACGGAATTATTTCCAGCAAACTAGCAG GGAAGCTTCGATACCTGGACAGTCGACCAGACGAACAGCTGCGAGGCATTACAATGAAATCTAGCTTAATTAGTTTATTTCATGTTCATAACGATTTAGAATTCCTAGTGAATCTTATCGATTCACCAGGCCACGTAGATTTTGCGTCAGAAGTGTCGACTGCAGTCAGATTATGTGACGGTGCCATCGTGGTCGTCGACGTGGTAGAAGGAGTTTGTCCCCAGACACGTAGTGCCCTTTCCATTGCCTACATTGAAGGTCTGAAACCggttttgattttgaataaaatcgaTAGATTAATTACAGAAATGAAACTCTCCCCCCTCGATGCTTACGTACATATGTCTCAAGTTTTAGAGCAAGTCAATGCCGTTATGGGTGAACTTTTCACAAGTGATATACTGGAACGAGAAGAAAAAGAAGACACAGTTTCAAAGGAAGCAGATCAAACTGGTGAAAGAAATTTAGCAGACTGGCAGTCCGCTCTCCAGGAAGCTGACGATTCTCAATTATATTTCTCTCCTGAGCAAGGAAACGTTTTGTTTACGAGTGCCGTTGACGGCTGGGGTTTCAGTATACGagaatttgcaaaaatgtttgcTGATAAACTAGGATTCAGCGAAAAGGTTTTATTGAAAACGCTATGGGGTGATTACTATTTGAATATGAAgttgaaacgaattttaaaagggGCTCAGGAGAAAGCGAAGAAGCCTTTGTTTGTTCAGTTAATTTTAGAGAACATTTGGACCTTGTACGATACCGTGGTGATTAGGAAAGACAAGGAGAAAGTAGTAACTATggtagataaattaaatattaaattaacaacTAGAGATTTGAGGCACACAGATCCGAAAAGCCAGTTGCAGGCGATTTGCACCCAGTGGCTTCCATTGGCAAAAGCTTGTTTAAATATGGTTGTTGACAAGGTCCCGAGCCCTGATAACTTGACTGATGATAAAATAGAGCGATTGATGAGTGGAAATGCTGATTTCCTTTCTCTACCCGCAGAAACTCAAGagctaaaaaaggcatttttagcCTGCGATTCGTCGCCAGAGGCACCGATTATAGTATTTATATCGAAGATGTTCTCTGTTAGTAAGCAGACGCTACCAGAAAATAAACCAAAGCCTTTGACTCAGGAGGAATTGGCACAACGGCGGGAAATCGCGAGACAAAGACACGCTGAGAAAACGGAAAGGGAACAACACGCGGAAGGTgtgaaatttttagagaaattggAGGAAGAGAAAAGGGAGGAAGCTCTAGAAGAAAGTAAAGCAGAGGAAGACGCTTGCGAAAATACTTTGATAGCATTTTCTCGAGTTTTTTCTGGAACTTTGAAGATCGGAAGTGAGGTTTACGTCCTGGGTCCGAAACACAATCCTAGAAtcgctctagagagagaaaatgCTGGAGAAACTGTGGACGCGGCAACTTTGCTCAAGGATTTAAAGCCGGGAAGGCACGTTACTAAAGTGAAGATCGAGAAATTATTCCTTTTGATGGGGAGAGAATTGGAGACTTTGGAAAAAGCTCCAGCTGGCAATCTCGTTGGAATAGGAAATTTGGAAGAACATGTTTTAAAGACTGCTACCCTTTGTACAACGATAGCTTGTCCATCGTTCTCTGAACTAACTTCACTTGCAGTTCCGATATTGAGAGTCGCTTTGGAACCAAAGCATCCTAACGATTTGCAGAAATTGATTAgtggtttgaaacttttaaatcaagCAGATGCTTGTGCTTTGGTGCATATTCAAGAGACTGGAGAAATTGTTTTGAATACTGCTGGCGAAATTCACTTAGAACGATGTTTAGAGGATCTTAAATTGAGATATGCTAAGGTGGATATCAATGTTTCTGAACCGATTGTTTCTTTTAGGGAAACTATTGTGCCACCACCAAAGGTTGATATGGTGAATGAAATGATCAGCATGAAAACGGAGGAAGCGAGTTTGGAAACCTGGACAGCTAATCGACAATGTTGCTTTGAAATTGACGCGAAACCTCTTCCAGAAAGTGTGACAAAATTATTGGAGGAAAATGTGGAATTGATTAAATTGTTGGATCAATATTTGAACAGATCGGCAAGAGATAATGAAGAGTTGCCTGGTATTCCAGATATGAGTAGATTGTCTTTGGAGTCTGCGGCTTTGACTGATAAAAAACAAAAGGCtgttgaaactttcaaaaatgagtTGAAAGATGCCTTTAAAGAAGCTGGATGGGCTGATATCCTGGATAAAATTTGGTCCTTTGGTCCAAGAAAGTGCGGaccgaatattttattaaatgaaactgattataaaattaactgtttttgggAATGCGAGAGCAAGTCGACGGATCCCAGAGCTGC ATACGAAAATAGTATGACCAATGGCTTCCAAATGGCCACCTTTGCTGGTCCTCTTTGCGAGGAACCAATGATGGGCGTATGTTTCGCTGTGAAGAAATGGGAAATACACGAAGATTCTCAAAG TGATGGCGGAAGCCAAAGTCAAGGACATCTTGGAGGTCATCTGATGTCAGCATGCAAGGAAGCTTGCAGAAGAGTCTTCAGTTTAAGAAGGCCACGACTCGTAACACCCATGTACTCATGTAGTGTCCTCGTCAATTCCGATGTTCTCG
- the LOC117179102 gene encoding elongation factor-like GTPase 1 isoform X4: MRLMDLEKLKELQSNPGRIRNICILAHVDHGKTTLSDSLVASNGIISSKLAGKLRYLDSRPDEQLRGITMKSSLISLFHVHNDLEFLVNLIDSPGHVDFASEVSTAVRLCDGAIVVVDVVEGVCPQTRSALSIAYIEGLKPVLILNKIDRLITEMKLSPLDAYVHMSQVLEQVNAVMGELFTSDILEREEKEDTVSKEADQTGERNLADWQSALQEADDSQLYFSPEQGNVLFTSAVDGWGFSIREFAKMFADKLGFSEKVLLKTLWGDYYLNMKLKRILKGAQEKAKKPLFVQLILENIWTLYDTVVIRKDKEKVVTMVDKLNIKLTTRDLRHTDPKSQLQAICTQWLPLAKACLNMVVDKVPSPDNLTDDKIERLMSGNADFLSLPAETQELKKAFLACDSSPEAPIIVFISKMFSVSKQTLPENKPKPLTQEELAQRREIARQRHAEKTEREQHAEGVKFLEKLEEEKREEALEESKAEEDACENTLIAFSRVFSGTLKIGSEVYVLGPKHNPRIALERENAGETVDAATLLKDLKPGRHVTKVKIEKLFLLMGRELETLEKAPAGNLVGIGNLEEHVLKTATLCTTIACPSFSELTSLAVPILRVALEPKHPNDLQKLISGLKLLNQADACALVHIQETGEIVLNTAGEIHLERCLEDLKLRYAKVDINVSEPIVSFRETIVPPPKVDMVNEMISMKTEEASLETWTANRQCCFEIDAKPLPESVTKLLEENVELIKLLDQYLNRSARDNEELPGIPDMSRLSLESAALTDKKQKAVETFKNELKDAFKEAGWADILDKIWSFGPRKCGPNILLNETDYKINCFWECESKSTDPRAAYENSMTNGFQMATFAGPLCEEPMMGVCFAVKKWEIHEDSQSDGGSQSQGHLGGHLMSACKEACRRVFSLRRPRLVTPMYSCSVLVNSDVLGKFTKIPEIF; the protein is encoded by the exons atgaggCTCATGGATTTGGAGAAGCTGAAAGAGCTTCAAAGCAACCCAGGACGAATTCGGAATATTTGCATTCTCGCTCACGTCGATCATGGAAAAACAACGTTATCGGATTCCCTCGTTGCAAGCAACGGAATTATTTCCAGCAAACTAGCAG GGAAGCTTCGATACCTGGACAGTCGACCAGACGAACAGCTGCGAGGCATTACAATGAAATCTAGCTTAATTAGTTTATTTCATGTTCATAACGATTTAGAATTCCTAGTGAATCTTATCGATTCACCAGGCCACGTAGATTTTGCGTCAGAAGTGTCGACTGCAGTCAGATTATGTGACGGTGCCATCGTGGTCGTCGACGTGGTAGAAGGAGTTTGTCCCCAGACACGTAGTGCCCTTTCCATTGCCTACATTGAAGGTCTGAAACCggttttgattttgaataaaatcgaTAGATTAATTACAGAAATGAAACTCTCCCCCCTCGATGCTTACGTACATATGTCTCAAGTTTTAGAGCAAGTCAATGCCGTTATGGGTGAACTTTTCACAAGTGATATACTGGAACGAGAAGAAAAAGAAGACACAGTTTCAAAGGAAGCAGATCAAACTGGTGAAAGAAATTTAGCAGACTGGCAGTCCGCTCTCCAGGAAGCTGACGATTCTCAATTATATTTCTCTCCTGAGCAAGGAAACGTTTTGTTTACGAGTGCCGTTGACGGCTGGGGTTTCAGTATACGagaatttgcaaaaatgtttgcTGATAAACTAGGATTCAGCGAAAAGGTTTTATTGAAAACGCTATGGGGTGATTACTATTTGAATATGAAgttgaaacgaattttaaaagggGCTCAGGAGAAAGCGAAGAAGCCTTTGTTTGTTCAGTTAATTTTAGAGAACATTTGGACCTTGTACGATACCGTGGTGATTAGGAAAGACAAGGAGAAAGTAGTAACTATggtagataaattaaatattaaattaacaacTAGAGATTTGAGGCACACAGATCCGAAAAGCCAGTTGCAGGCGATTTGCACCCAGTGGCTTCCATTGGCAAAAGCTTGTTTAAATATGGTTGTTGACAAGGTCCCGAGCCCTGATAACTTGACTGATGATAAAATAGAGCGATTGATGAGTGGAAATGCTGATTTCCTTTCTCTACCCGCAGAAACTCAAGagctaaaaaaggcatttttagcCTGCGATTCGTCGCCAGAGGCACCGATTATAGTATTTATATCGAAGATGTTCTCTGTTAGTAAGCAGACGCTACCAGAAAATAAACCAAAGCCTTTGACTCAGGAGGAATTGGCACAACGGCGGGAAATCGCGAGACAAAGACACGCTGAGAAAACGGAAAGGGAACAACACGCGGAAGGTgtgaaatttttagagaaattggAGGAAGAGAAAAGGGAGGAAGCTCTAGAAGAAAGTAAAGCAGAGGAAGACGCTTGCGAAAATACTTTGATAGCATTTTCTCGAGTTTTTTCTGGAACTTTGAAGATCGGAAGTGAGGTTTACGTCCTGGGTCCGAAACACAATCCTAGAAtcgctctagagagagaaaatgCTGGAGAAACTGTGGACGCGGCAACTTTGCTCAAGGATTTAAAGCCGGGAAGGCACGTTACTAAAGTGAAGATCGAGAAATTATTCCTTTTGATGGGGAGAGAATTGGAGACTTTGGAAAAAGCTCCAGCTGGCAATCTCGTTGGAATAGGAAATTTGGAAGAACATGTTTTAAAGACTGCTACCCTTTGTACAACGATAGCTTGTCCATCGTTCTCTGAACTAACTTCACTTGCAGTTCCGATATTGAGAGTCGCTTTGGAACCAAAGCATCCTAACGATTTGCAGAAATTGATTAgtggtttgaaacttttaaatcaagCAGATGCTTGTGCTTTGGTGCATATTCAAGAGACTGGAGAAATTGTTTTGAATACTGCTGGCGAAATTCACTTAGAACGATGTTTAGAGGATCTTAAATTGAGATATGCTAAGGTGGATATCAATGTTTCTGAACCGATTGTTTCTTTTAGGGAAACTATTGTGCCACCACCAAAGGTTGATATGGTGAATGAAATGATCAGCATGAAAACGGAGGAAGCGAGTTTGGAAACCTGGACAGCTAATCGACAATGTTGCTTTGAAATTGACGCGAAACCTCTTCCAGAAAGTGTGACAAAATTATTGGAGGAAAATGTGGAATTGATTAAATTGTTGGATCAATATTTGAACAGATCGGCAAGAGATAATGAAGAGTTGCCTGGTATTCCAGATATGAGTAGATTGTCTTTGGAGTCTGCGGCTTTGACTGATAAAAAACAAAAGGCtgttgaaactttcaaaaatgagtTGAAAGATGCCTTTAAAGAAGCTGGATGGGCTGATATCCTGGATAAAATTTGGTCCTTTGGTCCAAGAAAGTGCGGaccgaatattttattaaatgaaactgattataaaattaactgtttttgggAATGCGAGAGCAAGTCGACGGATCCCAGAGCTGC ATACGAAAATAGTATGACCAATGGCTTCCAAATGGCCACCTTTGCTGGTCCTCTTTGCGAGGAACCAATGATGGGCGTATGTTTCGCTGTGAAGAAATGGGAAATACACGAAGATTCTCAAAG TGATGGCGGAAGCCAAAGTCAAGGACATCTTGGAGGTCATCTGATGTCAGCATGCAAGGAAGCTTGCAGAAGAGTCTTCAGTTTAAGAAGGCCACGACTCGTAACACCCATGTACTCATGTAGTGTCCTCGTCAATTCCGATGTTCTCG
- the LOC117179102 gene encoding elongation factor-like GTPase 1 isoform X2, translated as MRLMDLEKLKELQSNPGRIRNICILAHVDHGKTTLSDSLVASNGIISSKLAGKLRYLDSRPDEQLRGITMKSSLISLFHVHNDLEFLVNLIDSPGHVDFASEVSTAVRLCDGAIVVVDVVEGVCPQTRSALSIAYIEGLKPVLILNKIDRLITEMKLSPLDAYVHMSQVLEQVNAVMGELFTSDILEREEKEDTVSKEADQTGERNLADWQSALQEADDSQLYFSPEQGNVLFTSAVDGWGFSIREFAKMFADKLGFSEKVLLKTLWGDYYLNMKLKRILKGAQEKAKKPLFVQLILENIWTLYDTVVIRKDKEKVVTMVDKLNIKLTTRDLRHTDPKSQLQAICTQWLPLAKACLNMVVDKVPSPDNLTDDKIERLMSGNADFLSLPAETQELKKAFLACDSSPEAPIIVFISKMFSVSKQTLPENKPKPLTQEELAQRREIARQRHAEKTEREQHAEGVKFLEKLEEEKREEALEESKAEEDACENTLIAFSRVFSGTLKIGSEVYVLGPKHNPRIALERENAGETVDAATLLKDLKPGRHVTKVKIEKLFLLMGRELETLEKAPAGNLVGIGNLEEHVLKTATLCTTIACPSFSELTSLAVPILRVALEPKHPNDLQKLISGLKLLNQADACALVHIQETGEIVLNTAGEIHLERCLEDLKLRYAKVDINVSEPIVSFRETIVPPPKVDMVNEMISMKTEEASLETWTANRQCCFEIDAKPLPESVTKLLEENVELIKLLDQYLNRSARDNEELPGIPDMSRLSLESAALTDKKQKAVETFKNELKDAFKEAGWADILDKIWSFGPRKCGPNILLNETDYKINCFWECESKSTDPRAAYENSMTNGFQMATFAGPLCEEPMMGVCFAVKKWEIHEDSQSDGGSQSQGHLGGHLMSACKEACRRVFSLRRPRLVTPMYSCSVLVNSDVLVFPDLQFMGVMHVAYSYQAGFSQIG; from the exons atgaggCTCATGGATTTGGAGAAGCTGAAAGAGCTTCAAAGCAACCCAGGACGAATTCGGAATATTTGCATTCTCGCTCACGTCGATCATGGAAAAACAACGTTATCGGATTCCCTCGTTGCAAGCAACGGAATTATTTCCAGCAAACTAGCAG GGAAGCTTCGATACCTGGACAGTCGACCAGACGAACAGCTGCGAGGCATTACAATGAAATCTAGCTTAATTAGTTTATTTCATGTTCATAACGATTTAGAATTCCTAGTGAATCTTATCGATTCACCAGGCCACGTAGATTTTGCGTCAGAAGTGTCGACTGCAGTCAGATTATGTGACGGTGCCATCGTGGTCGTCGACGTGGTAGAAGGAGTTTGTCCCCAGACACGTAGTGCCCTTTCCATTGCCTACATTGAAGGTCTGAAACCggttttgattttgaataaaatcgaTAGATTAATTACAGAAATGAAACTCTCCCCCCTCGATGCTTACGTACATATGTCTCAAGTTTTAGAGCAAGTCAATGCCGTTATGGGTGAACTTTTCACAAGTGATATACTGGAACGAGAAGAAAAAGAAGACACAGTTTCAAAGGAAGCAGATCAAACTGGTGAAAGAAATTTAGCAGACTGGCAGTCCGCTCTCCAGGAAGCTGACGATTCTCAATTATATTTCTCTCCTGAGCAAGGAAACGTTTTGTTTACGAGTGCCGTTGACGGCTGGGGTTTCAGTATACGagaatttgcaaaaatgtttgcTGATAAACTAGGATTCAGCGAAAAGGTTTTATTGAAAACGCTATGGGGTGATTACTATTTGAATATGAAgttgaaacgaattttaaaagggGCTCAGGAGAAAGCGAAGAAGCCTTTGTTTGTTCAGTTAATTTTAGAGAACATTTGGACCTTGTACGATACCGTGGTGATTAGGAAAGACAAGGAGAAAGTAGTAACTATggtagataaattaaatattaaattaacaacTAGAGATTTGAGGCACACAGATCCGAAAAGCCAGTTGCAGGCGATTTGCACCCAGTGGCTTCCATTGGCAAAAGCTTGTTTAAATATGGTTGTTGACAAGGTCCCGAGCCCTGATAACTTGACTGATGATAAAATAGAGCGATTGATGAGTGGAAATGCTGATTTCCTTTCTCTACCCGCAGAAACTCAAGagctaaaaaaggcatttttagcCTGCGATTCGTCGCCAGAGGCACCGATTATAGTATTTATATCGAAGATGTTCTCTGTTAGTAAGCAGACGCTACCAGAAAATAAACCAAAGCCTTTGACTCAGGAGGAATTGGCACAACGGCGGGAAATCGCGAGACAAAGACACGCTGAGAAAACGGAAAGGGAACAACACGCGGAAGGTgtgaaatttttagagaaattggAGGAAGAGAAAAGGGAGGAAGCTCTAGAAGAAAGTAAAGCAGAGGAAGACGCTTGCGAAAATACTTTGATAGCATTTTCTCGAGTTTTTTCTGGAACTTTGAAGATCGGAAGTGAGGTTTACGTCCTGGGTCCGAAACACAATCCTAGAAtcgctctagagagagaaaatgCTGGAGAAACTGTGGACGCGGCAACTTTGCTCAAGGATTTAAAGCCGGGAAGGCACGTTACTAAAGTGAAGATCGAGAAATTATTCCTTTTGATGGGGAGAGAATTGGAGACTTTGGAAAAAGCTCCAGCTGGCAATCTCGTTGGAATAGGAAATTTGGAAGAACATGTTTTAAAGACTGCTACCCTTTGTACAACGATAGCTTGTCCATCGTTCTCTGAACTAACTTCACTTGCAGTTCCGATATTGAGAGTCGCTTTGGAACCAAAGCATCCTAACGATTTGCAGAAATTGATTAgtggtttgaaacttttaaatcaagCAGATGCTTGTGCTTTGGTGCATATTCAAGAGACTGGAGAAATTGTTTTGAATACTGCTGGCGAAATTCACTTAGAACGATGTTTAGAGGATCTTAAATTGAGATATGCTAAGGTGGATATCAATGTTTCTGAACCGATTGTTTCTTTTAGGGAAACTATTGTGCCACCACCAAAGGTTGATATGGTGAATGAAATGATCAGCATGAAAACGGAGGAAGCGAGTTTGGAAACCTGGACAGCTAATCGACAATGTTGCTTTGAAATTGACGCGAAACCTCTTCCAGAAAGTGTGACAAAATTATTGGAGGAAAATGTGGAATTGATTAAATTGTTGGATCAATATTTGAACAGATCGGCAAGAGATAATGAAGAGTTGCCTGGTATTCCAGATATGAGTAGATTGTCTTTGGAGTCTGCGGCTTTGACTGATAAAAAACAAAAGGCtgttgaaactttcaaaaatgagtTGAAAGATGCCTTTAAAGAAGCTGGATGGGCTGATATCCTGGATAAAATTTGGTCCTTTGGTCCAAGAAAGTGCGGaccgaatattttattaaatgaaactgattataaaattaactgtttttgggAATGCGAGAGCAAGTCGACGGATCCCAGAGCTGC ATACGAAAATAGTATGACCAATGGCTTCCAAATGGCCACCTTTGCTGGTCCTCTTTGCGAGGAACCAATGATGGGCGTATGTTTCGCTGTGAAGAAATGGGAAATACACGAAGATTCTCAAAG TGATGGCGGAAGCCAAAGTCAAGGACATCTTGGAGGTCATCTGATGTCAGCATGCAAGGAAGCTTGCAGAAGAGTCTTCAGTTTAAGAAGGCCACGACTCGTAACACCCATGTACTCATGTAGTGTCCTCGTCAATTCCGATGTTCTCG